The DNA window ccgactgttcgtgtactgaagcagcagttaaagtgaaaaatcaaccgtcaaagttaattttctttttttttttgttgttatttttgtttttgtttggtgtgaagcatgaaaatttatttacatgacttgttagaaaacagaaacataataaataactgatatttacggtatgcgggcaaaattaccgataataacctgaaaattatttaatgcacagaaatagaaatatttgactggcagaaaatacacaaaatattatcttagtaattaagcaatattatgacaactagtacaacatttaatactgacagtataaatattacatactatattgaaaagtacgacgaataaacggtacgtttaagaaaataagaaacacgacaaattttaaaaatgacggttgacgaaccatgctatgattaataacatgtagaggagtgggagtgcaaccattgcaggtccacacttctcaggactgtgtaggcagaagaaagttgtgatcaccgtagcaatggtgacgactgtaagaagcagtgtttctatccattttgccatttttgctagggaagaagaaatgatggattatgaggtaggaatttgaaagatgatttagaatttgatgtgagatttgtgggaagaatgagaggtatttatagaatggaaagatgatagagacgttggggaatgatgtgattccgtacaaaaggaaatttgagtggtagtgagatttgaaagaaagtgtaaggtattgttgggaaaagagagatggatagaataaagttgagatttgaatttgaaaggatagatttgaaaagattttgaaaataatggaatatagcacaaaagttagtgggaaaacaaaaacaattgttaccagtacagtgtgagtttcctgcttttgcgcctgcaaaaagatttaaccctgcatgaactgtgttagtactatttatctgtaaaataaataaatagtatttgtgaagtaaagaacagtatttggcgtttgcgtaagaataaattccactgtaagccaagttactgtgtaagaaaaattctgaaaaccaagttcttcatatgtcaggatattttgaaaaaatccatgtttatatgagactcttaattttcatattgaaactttcctgaaaaaagaagtgggcaaattttggggtataacacgcgTGTTTTGAGTGACTGGATAAGGAGTTACGCGTGCCTGAAGTCATGCCATAGACATGGGGAGTGTGCAACTTATTGTGAGGTTGCTGCATGAGAAGGCATTCAAGGGACCACCATAACACAATGCACCGCACACACACTATAACCCTCCATGCACACACACTATAAAAGATGGAAACGCACTTATTTCTGAGGTGGACACGCATTTCACTCACTCTCACTGTATCACActctcctcttcttccttcacTCTCTTTTTCTCTCCCTTTATTCACGTCCAGAAGTTTGTTACGGTTTCTAACAAACTCTTCTCCCTCAATCCTCCACCACCTACAACCACCTTCATCTTCCTCCGTCAACCTTCGTCACCTTCGTTAACCAACCTCAATCTCATCACCCGcaccttcatcatcttctcgCAATCAacacaatcatcatcttcaccgctGAATCATCATGGTCTTCACTCTCATGCTATCACCTTCCACGTCTACATAGAGTCATCACCATCTCCGTTGCTCTGGTTCCTAAGTGATTGCTTCCAGATTAAGCGCGAGGCTCTCATCATCAAGCTTCACGGTCTCAAGAGGAAGCAGGGGATTATCTTCTTTGCGTGGATCAAGATTCGTTTCAGGTATGGTCCCTAGTTTCTCTAAGCATCATTGAGCATGTGATAGGGTATACAAGCGTCGCTGATTGTACTTGTTATGTTACATATATGCTATACAAATCTTGAACGTGATTCTGATGTAGAGTGCTAGTCCTCGCTCCCCTGCCTCATGGCGCTATGTTTGGATCCTATGCGTAGAGAGGATTATAGCGTCGTGTTTAGTGTAGCTTATGATGCAAGTTCATGTACCTAGGTTTTTAAGAGTGTCTTCAGTTAGTTTGCTAGAGCAGGAATCAGATGAAACAAGGTTTGGATTTGGAATCTATGGCGAATTCCGAGCAGGACGGTGGTATTTGTTCTTGTTTCTGGGCATTTTGATTTGTAACTGCGGCGGAGGTTCACCGGAGAGGACGACCGGAGGGTATCTCCGACGTCTGAGTCAGTTTGTATTATCCCTCCTCCGCTGACGTGGAGTCCACGCATTGGGCGGTGTTCCCAGTTGCTGGCTCACTTTGTCTTATCTCAATCATTGAGATGATGTGTTGGCAAGCTACCACTGGCTCGGATTATATTGTCTTGTATTGTTTTAAAATTAGTTGACCAATTGATTTTCTCTATGCTGCAGCATTTGTCACGTAGATTTTATGTAAGCCATGTAATGAATGCCATGATGAATAAAGAATAAAGGCGAATAAGATGGAATAATGAACGAGATGGTTTGCTGGCCATTGGGCCACGATGCACTGGGCCTAGAATAATTTCGGAACCACACCCTTGCCTTATTAGCGCACCACCTGCAATAAAACTGGGCCTCACGCCCATGCTTTCTCCACCCCCCTGTTTTGGCCCAGAATGCATTTAATTGATTTTAGTTCATAGAAAATGCTAATGCACCCCCTGGTAGTTTAGTTctagttttcattttaattttttgttttcttttacttttgcttcttaattttttttaaattctaataaaaatacataaaaaatggtTTTAGATATTTTAGGGTGTGTAAGTAATTGCCTtggtttttgttaatttttcttaattgttctaatccttttaataaatctttttcttcgcaatatgtttgaattttctttggttaacacttctttgtaaataattctctaatagacttatgaattgatttttagtctcgtttttttgtatagaattaatagatgtatgtgtgtttgtgaataaTAGTTTGTTTGATATAGCTCTCGATTTTATTTGTtgcatattgattttcctttacctatcTCATGTATAGCTTTCCTTAATAAATTGTGTagcttttattattttgaatcccttatatagacaacttagactagaatttagatatagttcccttctcatcttctttttcttttcaactctttaaaatacttaataaaaatcgatgaagatcataccgttgctatatttcatggtaggaaagaaatgattgaggcgtaggcctcgatgtatgttctttcctacttagcggagaagaaatgattgaggtgtgaagcctcgatgtatttcttaaccgttatttagagaaacgattgtggcgtaggcctcggtgtgcattctctaaatattcacaaaagaactcctttttgtattccTACTTATCGGAGAAGAAAtggttgaggtgtgaagcctcgatgtatttcttaaccactatttagagaaacgattgtggcgtaggcctcgatgtgcgttctctaaatatgcaaaacaaactctttttggtatgatctaaatcacagataaaatccccataaaaaaacaccgatcaaaaacacataaaacactaataaatggtcagatttaaaacaaagtaaggaagtggtgcgaagccttgtagtaggttcttgtcaccatggaattaccctaaaagatacaaaccaattctctctctcttccctctttttttaagggcattgtcatctccgctccattgcatcctaggcgatcccttatgcaagagcgcgagcgttaactccgcccaactaaaaaacacaaaaacaaacagaagatctttagccgagctacggcaactctgattcctgaaaaggatacgtaggcagcggggtagggcccgtgcgagtacaattctttcttttccctacattttgcattcatttcgcatttagacatagacatagtatacaccctttagatagaaacaaacataggtggataccatcgagtacgatgggcgcgaggggtgctagcaccttccccttgcgtaaccgactcccgcacctagattctctggtcgcaagaccctgttccttcctttgttaggttttctgatattcctttcccttgtgggataaatatattggtggcgactctgttctttttttcgcgagcgtgcgacagctggcgactctgctggggacgttgctagacctgttgctggtccatccatagcgagtcgatcctagcctgcgtttgtttgtttatttactgggtgtttatttgtttttatgtctataccttgtatatatgtttgcatgtttatttttctgcttgcatatcatgtttatttctgtttgcacatcatgcatatggattatattctgtgttccttggggtcttctgttctgttttgcaggttgggtgggatgttctatgaggtaaaaggcccaatacccaggccatgagtgataccttaggaactaggaatagagtggccatgacggacagaagacgtatgtctgattgatccgatcatgtatccacggacagagcttggttgaaagaggcaatatcgtatgattacgcctactttcaatcctctgttggcttttttcgacctaccctgacctagattcacctgtgagtggggagggatatacatgacaggtaccgttggtgaccgttctgttctgttggtgacttgtGTTCTTAATGGTTTCACTGTGCCtgtgccggacctttgatcctgcaacGTCCGATCTCATTCAGAGGCCACACACACTCCTCCTATGTGGGGAAAcctccattgcatcatttacatcatggcatgtttacctttcaaaaaaaaaaaagaaaagaaaagaaagaaaagatgtaataaaaaagagaaagaaaaaaaagaaaagaagaaaaatagtattatttctcatatgcatgccatttttcagggtatccgagGCTATTACCTTTCATCCaggatggctaacaacgtgactGCTACCAGAGAAGCTACAAGGCGTACTCACACTTACAGTTTCCATCGCGAAGGCTTGATTCAGTTGGAGCAATTGGGTGGATTGATCGCTGGTCATAATAAAACTGTGTTCACTGAGAATTATGGAAACATCTTGACCCTTTTGGACTCACACGTCGACGAATGGGgtttatctactcttctccaaTTCTATGATCCTGACTTGCGTTGTTTCACCTTCTCAGGCTATCAGTTGGCTCCCACTCTCGGGGAGTACTCTCATTTTCTcaatatcaagattcaacacaaggTTCCTTTCGTTTGTGTCCCAGAGAAACCTGATTTGGACAacattgccaacgctctttatttgagcatagaaGACGTCCTTGggaattggaagaagaatggtaACACCCATGGTTTCTATATGAGTTTCTTGGCTGAGAAGGCCCAAGAGTTGGCCAACAAAAAGATGTGGGAGGCTTTCAACGCCCTTCTGGCCGTTTTGATCTATGGGATCGTGATGTTCcctaacattcacaagttcgttgatctGGCCGCTATATGTCTTTTTGTGGATAAGAATCCGATCCCTACTTTGCTAGCCGATACGTACTATTCTGTTCACTCTCAATATGGGAAAGGAGGAGCCATAAGAAATTGTTTGCCGTTGTTATACACCTGGTTTAAGTCCCACCTACCTACAAGTGGTCCTTTCATTACTTCTACtcagaaatggcctcaaaggatcatggggcttactggAAATGACATTGTCTGGTGTCCCACTGGAATGGACGTGGAGAAAGTTATAACTAGCTGTGGTACTTTTGACAACGTTCCTCTCATAGGAACAAAAGGtgttatcaattataatcctaagctagc is part of the Vicia villosa cultivar HV-30 ecotype Madison, WI linkage group LG2, Vvil1.0, whole genome shotgun sequence genome and encodes:
- the LOC131650585 gene encoding uncharacterized protein LOC131650585, producing MANNVTATREATRRTHTYSFHREGLIQLEQLGGLIAGHNKTVFTENYGNILTLLDSHVDEWGLSTLLQFYDPDLRCFTFSGYQLAPTLGEYSHFLNIKIQHKVPFVCVPEKPDLDNIANALYLSIEDVLGNWKKNGNTHGFYMSFLAEKAQELANKKMWEAFNALLAVLIYGIVMFPNIHKFVDLAAICLFVDKNPIPTLLADTYYSVHSQYGKGGAIRNCLPLLYTWFKSHLPTSGPFITSTQKWPQRIMGLTGNDIVWCPTGMDVEKVITSCGTFDNVPLIGTKGTDPKGLEKVRSAWNSIHTDDQTSLGEKNAVAKQAYTDWVEDRVKDRLLPFPKVNPLYKQPPKVPIAIMPTENCIPVNMESTQLHEKKSDARPKHHLMDQIGVELTHEAKVLKEGSVRVQKRARTEKAFVT